One Telluria mixta DNA window includes the following coding sequences:
- the mscL gene encoding large conductance mechanosensitive channel protein MscL, producing the protein MAMLEEFKKFAMKGNVVDLAVGVIIGGAFGRIVDSLVQDVIMPPIGKLFGGLDFASYYIPLNGQAYGLPLAEAKKAGAVLAYGNFFTILLNFLILAFVIFQMVRLMNRMRAPFTKAEEEQQAAAAVVASEEVILLREIRDALTLKR; encoded by the coding sequence ATGGCGATGCTGGAAGAGTTCAAGAAATTTGCGATGAAGGGCAATGTCGTCGACCTGGCGGTCGGCGTGATCATCGGCGGCGCGTTCGGACGCATCGTCGATTCGCTCGTGCAGGATGTCATCATGCCGCCGATCGGCAAGCTGTTCGGCGGCCTCGATTTTGCCAGCTACTACATTCCGCTCAACGGCCAGGCGTATGGCCTGCCGCTGGCCGAGGCCAAGAAGGCCGGTGCGGTGCTCGCGTACGGCAATTTCTTCACGATCCTGCTGAATTTCCTGATACTGGCGTTCGTCATCTTCCAGATGGTCAGGCTGATGAATCGCATGCGCGCGCCGTTTACCAAGGCCGAGGAAGAGCAGCAGGCAGCCGCTGCGGTAGTCGCGTCGGAAGAGGTTATCCTGCTGCGTGAAATCCGTGACGCGCTGACGCTGAAGCGATAG
- the petA gene encoding ubiquinol-cytochrome c reductase iron-sulfur subunit, with translation MSNEKQVDSGRRGLLVATCAAGGVVGVSTAGVLVSTLQPSERAKAAGAPVEVDISDVKPGEMKVVEWRGKPVWILRRTPEMLASLPKNDSLVADPNSDKSFQIPVPEYAKNEFRARQDHKEVLVTVGICSHLGCSPSSRFTEGPQPNLPDDWHGGFLCPCHGSTFDLSGRVFKNKPAPANLDVPPYMYLSDNKIVIGKDEKGEA, from the coding sequence ATGAGTAATGAGAAGCAGGTCGATTCAGGCCGGCGAGGCTTGCTCGTGGCTACATGCGCGGCGGGTGGCGTTGTCGGTGTTTCAACGGCCGGGGTGCTGGTCAGTACGTTGCAGCCCTCCGAACGAGCGAAGGCGGCCGGTGCACCGGTCGAAGTGGATATTTCCGACGTCAAGCCGGGCGAAATGAAAGTCGTGGAATGGCGCGGCAAGCCCGTCTGGATCCTGCGTCGTACCCCCGAAATGCTGGCCAGCCTGCCGAAGAACGACAGCCTGGTCGCCGATCCGAATTCCGATAAATCGTTCCAGATACCGGTGCCGGAATACGCGAAAAACGAATTCCGCGCGCGCCAGGATCACAAGGAAGTCCTGGTTACCGTCGGCATCTGTTCCCACCTGGGCTGCTCGCCCTCTTCCCGCTTTACCGAAGGCCCCCAGCCGAACCTGCCGGACGACTGGCACGGCGGCTTCCTGTGCCCCTGCCACGGTTCGACGTTCGACCTGTCGGGCCGCGTCTTCAAAAACAAGCCGGCGCCGGCCAACCTCGATGTTCCCCCGTACATGTATCTGTCCGACAACAAGATCGTGATCGGCAAAGACGAGAAAGGCGAGGCATAA